The Streptomyces kanamyceticus genome window below encodes:
- a CDS encoding ATP-binding protein yields MTSEANQTSPEILDLTPSPRLLEVLGDIPYKPWQCLAELIDNAFDDFLSDASGDPQNPGDVHITLPRQGSPEGDAFVCVADNGRGMSRTQLELALRAGYSPNSRYGNLGLFGMGFNIATANLGAITEVRTTRAGDETWLVAEINFPEMQQNKSFAVPLRQEPKDDPGHHGTEITVSKLRPDKRSALRRSQVASTIRDQLGRVYSYLLRDKQAVPEIPGTSLAGRGFHLYVNGTAVKPRLPCIWSSSRTVTYQGSEINAVQHIDHDLTPAWACQDCGHWHRVSPEKCVECGSENLDLRERKIVGWVGIQRYLHLSDFGVDFLRNGRKILVSDRDIFNWENPDTGESVVEYPIELGATQGGRIVGEIHLDHVPVTYQKNDFKRDSRDWITAVQLVRGEGPVQPRKAANLKYEPNTSPIGKLFNAYRRNDPGTKCLIPGEGGKALHDKAREWASFFRQGLPEFSTDEKWYEAAQKADRHRTEKSQERPVPTRADGTSQVSAGTAGSRPTSDVLIRTGLDFEDDVATTDASIASEPSTLDAVETEEQRFTRYRDHASSMADLSGAVSVAHLGKRHITVYDTTEPLIDHSGRVTPCVSRTGRGNTVEVYVNSDHEVFKEFGRDPRDYAFIEIAEVLRALANTSDSTARVAAEVTTQFPDQRFTDASMRERATVILNRVRDQLETVGSPHAPLLWNSLPQVEKQAAEKHAASTEPRLVWDAATLSGEFIPHLTPDGIAALVRAHPELLLDDAVFATKWSTWNDPEARASQVSRLSRLLEVIGSFLANTSGNTRVDLAMMRLTLDAISTEMAEASE; encoded by the coding sequence ATGACATCTGAGGCAAACCAGACATCACCTGAAATTCTCGACTTAACGCCATCCCCTCGACTCCTTGAGGTGTTGGGCGATATTCCGTACAAGCCGTGGCAGTGCTTAGCCGAGCTAATCGATAACGCGTTTGACGATTTCCTTTCCGACGCCTCCGGGGATCCGCAGAATCCCGGCGATGTCCACATCACGCTCCCGCGGCAAGGATCCCCCGAGGGAGACGCCTTCGTGTGCGTCGCCGACAACGGGCGCGGGATGAGCCGCACTCAGCTAGAACTAGCCTTGCGCGCCGGATACAGTCCTAACAGCAGATATGGCAACCTTGGTCTATTCGGTATGGGGTTCAATATCGCTACCGCTAACCTAGGTGCGATAACTGAAGTTCGAACCACCCGCGCTGGCGACGAAACCTGGCTCGTCGCCGAAATCAACTTTCCAGAGATGCAGCAAAACAAGAGCTTTGCCGTACCTCTGCGCCAGGAGCCAAAAGACGATCCTGGGCATCACGGAACTGAGATCACCGTGAGCAAGCTGCGGCCCGACAAGCGCTCCGCGCTACGACGATCGCAGGTTGCCAGCACCATCAGGGATCAGCTGGGCCGAGTCTATTCCTATCTTCTGCGCGATAAGCAGGCGGTACCCGAGATTCCCGGTACCTCCTTGGCCGGACGCGGTTTCCATCTTTACGTAAACGGGACAGCCGTCAAGCCACGCCTGCCCTGCATCTGGAGCTCGTCTCGTACGGTCACGTACCAAGGTTCTGAGATCAATGCCGTCCAGCACATCGATCACGATCTCACTCCGGCTTGGGCGTGCCAAGACTGCGGTCACTGGCACCGCGTCTCCCCCGAAAAATGCGTCGAGTGCGGCAGCGAAAACCTCGACCTACGCGAGCGAAAGATCGTTGGCTGGGTCGGTATCCAGCGTTACCTACACCTCAGCGATTTTGGGGTTGACTTCCTGCGCAACGGTCGAAAAATTCTCGTGTCAGATCGGGATATTTTCAATTGGGAGAACCCTGATACCGGAGAGAGTGTAGTCGAGTATCCAATTGAACTCGGCGCAACACAGGGCGGCCGAATCGTAGGTGAGATTCACCTCGATCATGTTCCCGTCACGTATCAGAAGAACGATTTTAAGAGAGATTCCCGTGACTGGATCACGGCGGTACAGCTCGTCAGAGGTGAGGGGCCCGTGCAACCTCGCAAGGCTGCGAACCTCAAATACGAACCCAACACCTCCCCAATCGGGAAGCTCTTCAACGCGTACCGACGGAACGATCCAGGTACCAAATGCCTCATCCCTGGTGAGGGCGGTAAGGCCCTTCACGACAAGGCGCGGGAATGGGCTTCGTTCTTCCGACAAGGTCTGCCCGAGTTCTCGACTGACGAGAAGTGGTACGAGGCTGCCCAAAAAGCAGACAGGCACAGGACAGAAAAAAGCCAGGAGAGGCCAGTACCTACTCGCGCCGATGGCACCAGCCAAGTGAGTGCTGGCACTGCTGGTTCACGGCCGACAAGTGATGTACTCATTCGAACGGGTCTCGATTTCGAAGACGACGTCGCTACTACCGATGCCTCAATTGCATCAGAGCCCTCTACCCTTGACGCCGTTGAGACAGAGGAACAGCGTTTTACTCGATACCGCGACCATGCAAGCTCAATGGCAGATCTAAGCGGCGCCGTGAGTGTAGCTCATCTAGGTAAGCGTCATATCACTGTATACGACACCACCGAGCCCTTGATTGACCACTCAGGCCGAGTAACACCATGTGTTTCTAGAACGGGGCGAGGCAACACGGTTGAGGTATACGTAAATAGCGATCATGAGGTTTTCAAAGAATTTGGGCGCGATCCTCGTGACTATGCCTTTATAGAGATCGCCGAGGTTTTACGGGCTCTAGCGAACACGAGCGATAGCACCGCGCGAGTGGCCGCTGAAGTGACCACTCAATTCCCCGACCAACGCTTTACCGATGCATCGATGCGTGAACGAGCAACCGTCATCCTTAATCGAGTTCGCGATCAGCTAGAGACAGTCGGCTCGCCTCACGCCCCACTCCTATGGAACAGTCTGCCTCAGGTCGAGAAGCAGGCAGCCGAAAAGCACGCAGCGAGTACTGAACCGAGACTGGTGTGGGATGCCGCAACGCTGAGCGGCGAGTTCATACCCCACCTCACTCCAGACGGAATTGCCGCACTGGTCCGCGCTCATCCTGAACTACTACTGGACGACGCAGTCTTCGCGACAAAGTGGTCGACCTGGAACGACCCCGAGGCCCGCGCATCTCAAGTGAGTCGTCTAAGTCGCCTACTTGAAGTTATCGGCTCTTTCCTCGCCAATACCAGTGGCAATACAAGAGTAGATCTCGCGATGATGAGACTGACACTTGACGCAATCTCCACGGAGATGGCGGAGGCCTCAGAATGA
- a CDS encoding endonuclease domain-containing protein, with protein MAMAKDCEQCGTPFVPTGPARYCGDDCRTEVQAVQLTASTYALTLEQTRAVRAVEACMICRSTISGFESGIFAVDHCHDTGVVRGALCQSCNFLLGNARDDVDVLFSAIKYLVKDHSTEPWNQGRSRQDETAQRQETRLTARLERAERTLSASESRVRELEAILAEVSADTALAARRRARDAEALDDFLKEMVTPAPPDSPRIPASTVRAAWSTWSSGATCPVQSLHDALHKLGGTLRRTNTGRYWEGIALRD; from the coding sequence ATGGCGATGGCCAAAGACTGCGAACAGTGCGGAACCCCCTTCGTCCCGACGGGACCGGCCCGCTACTGCGGCGACGACTGCCGCACGGAGGTGCAGGCGGTCCAGCTGACGGCCAGCACGTACGCCCTGACGCTGGAACAGACGAGGGCGGTCCGCGCCGTCGAAGCATGCATGATCTGCCGCTCGACCATCTCCGGATTCGAGTCCGGCATCTTCGCCGTGGACCACTGCCACGACACCGGCGTCGTCCGCGGCGCGCTCTGCCAGTCCTGCAACTTCCTCCTGGGCAACGCGCGCGACGACGTCGACGTACTCTTCTCGGCCATCAAGTACCTGGTCAAGGACCACTCGACCGAACCATGGAACCAGGGCAGGTCGAGACAGGACGAAACCGCGCAACGCCAGGAGACCCGCCTGACGGCCCGACTTGAGCGAGCGGAGCGAACGCTCTCCGCATCCGAGTCCCGGGTACGCGAACTGGAGGCGATCCTGGCCGAGGTGTCCGCCGACACGGCACTGGCGGCCCGCCGCAGAGCGAGGGACGCCGAAGCCCTGGACGATTTCCTCAAGGAAATGGTGACCCCGGCCCCACCCGACAGCCCCCGCATCCCGGCAAGCACGGTACGCGCGGCCTGGTCCACGTGGTCCTCCGGCGCCACCTGCCCGGTCCAGAGCCTCCACGACGCCCTGCACAAACTGGGCGGCACGCTGCGCAGGACGAATACGGGGCGGTATTGGGAGGGGATAGCGCTGCGCGACTGA
- a CDS encoding DEAD/DEAH box helicase family protein, whose product MSESFVAPEFLLDIGPIAFTKQVERLLLHLGFSDVTNVDGSNDQGGDLIAHRKRQKWVFQAKWKSRGTVPPSAIDEVLNAKSFYRADRSAIVTNARYGPKMEQRRAELRRVGHPIELWSGRELIDLYNSDQACAKRLPARDLRAYQAQAFEEVVQKLEEQNQSLLILATGLGKTVIGGEVIARHLAQHPGDKVLVVAHTKDLVEQLERALWFHIPKTVRTQLLTGDHKPDDLRGITCATVASALNYIRSGYRPGIVMVDEAHHVSKNGNFAELLDILSEVPRFGVTATPWRGDRFDIRNRFGDPSFTLGIDDGMRLGYLAEVHYKLFSDNIDWDFVRQASKHSYSVRDLNSRLFLPERDEAIRDRLIEAWSRTREPKAVVFCRTVEHAERIASLLNQVPQWKNVKSVHAGLNRRERQLRLMAFRQGEIPIITAVDVLNEGVDIPDVNIICFARVTHSRRIFVQQLGRGLRLRSGKSHVEALDFVSDIRRVAAIMRLREKVSADEIETLRLRTMGTRFEFTDAQAESLMREWIKDAASLETALDEHRLQFPDPDGLQEGA is encoded by the coding sequence ATGAGCGAATCATTCGTGGCGCCTGAATTCCTTCTAGATATCGGCCCTATAGCCTTTACGAAGCAAGTGGAGCGACTCCTACTGCACCTTGGATTCAGCGACGTGACAAACGTCGATGGATCCAATGACCAAGGCGGTGACCTGATCGCCCACCGCAAAAGACAAAAGTGGGTGTTCCAAGCGAAATGGAAGTCGCGAGGAACGGTTCCGCCATCAGCTATCGACGAAGTCCTGAACGCCAAATCTTTTTACCGCGCCGACCGGTCCGCCATAGTCACCAACGCTCGCTACGGGCCGAAGATGGAACAGCGACGCGCTGAACTTCGGCGGGTTGGGCACCCAATCGAGCTGTGGTCGGGCCGTGAACTGATTGACCTGTACAACAGCGATCAAGCATGCGCGAAGCGTCTGCCGGCCAGGGACTTACGCGCATACCAGGCTCAAGCTTTTGAGGAGGTTGTTCAAAAGCTTGAGGAGCAAAACCAATCTCTCCTAATCTTGGCAACAGGACTTGGCAAAACGGTTATTGGTGGCGAGGTTATAGCGCGCCATCTTGCTCAACATCCTGGTGACAAGGTACTGGTCGTCGCCCACACGAAAGATCTCGTGGAACAGCTGGAGCGAGCACTCTGGTTTCACATTCCCAAGACCGTTCGCACACAGCTTCTAACTGGCGATCATAAGCCGGACGACCTACGCGGAATTACGTGCGCCACAGTTGCAAGCGCCTTAAACTACATCCGGAGTGGCTATCGCCCCGGAATCGTAATGGTTGACGAAGCTCATCACGTATCGAAGAATGGCAATTTTGCGGAACTGCTAGACATACTTTCCGAGGTGCCGCGGTTCGGGGTAACTGCTACCCCTTGGCGCGGCGACAGATTTGACATTCGCAATCGGTTCGGCGATCCAAGTTTTACTCTGGGGATCGACGATGGTATGCGCCTTGGGTACCTGGCAGAGGTCCACTACAAGCTGTTCTCCGACAACATCGACTGGGACTTCGTCCGGCAAGCCAGCAAGCATAGTTACAGTGTACGAGATCTAAACTCTCGTCTTTTCTTGCCTGAACGTGATGAAGCCATTAGAGATCGTCTGATTGAGGCCTGGTCACGCACTCGTGAGCCCAAAGCAGTGGTCTTTTGTCGAACTGTAGAGCACGCTGAGCGTATCGCGTCACTCTTGAATCAAGTTCCTCAATGGAAAAATGTAAAATCCGTTCATGCGGGGCTGAACCGGCGCGAACGTCAACTACGCCTTATGGCCTTTCGCCAGGGCGAGATCCCCATCATCACAGCCGTCGATGTGCTGAACGAAGGTGTGGATATTCCAGACGTCAACATCATCTGCTTCGCACGGGTCACGCACAGCCGGCGCATCTTCGTGCAGCAGTTGGGCCGCGGACTCCGTCTGCGCTCCGGTAAGAGTCATGTCGAGGCTCTGGACTTTGTCAGCGACATCAGGCGCGTTGCTGCAATCATGCGCCTTAGAGAGAAGGTCTCTGCCGACGAGATCGAGACACTTCGACTCAGAACCATGGGAACACGTTTTGAGTTCACTGACGCCCAAGCGGAGTCTTTGATGCGGGAATGGATCAAAGATGCTGCGAGCCTGGAGACGGCACTCGACGAACACCGCCTTCAGTTCCCTGACCCTGACGGACTTCAGGAGGGAGCGTGA
- a CDS encoding DUF4255 domain-containing protein, with translation MIHDVDEVLRGLLRGALPDAAGDVVFEAPTRDWAARRNAPTLNAYLYDIREDVARRERGAYAERGADGTVLRRRQPPRWFRLSYLLTAWTNRPEDEHRLLSAGLGTLLGHELLPPDALPESLAALGVSMPLTVAVPPPESRSIADIWSALGGELKPSLDVVITVPFPVSPTYDVAPPVTESAVVVRGFDGLNSDARPRVLRTSAADRADRPEGP, from the coding sequence GTGATTCACGACGTCGACGAGGTCCTGCGCGGATTGCTGCGCGGGGCCCTTCCCGACGCGGCCGGTGACGTCGTCTTCGAGGCGCCCACCCGGGACTGGGCCGCCCGGCGGAACGCGCCCACGCTCAACGCCTACCTCTACGACATCCGCGAGGACGTGGCCCGGCGCGAGCGCGGCGCCTACGCCGAGCGCGGGGCCGACGGCACGGTGCTGCGCAGGCGGCAGCCGCCCCGCTGGTTCCGGCTCTCGTACCTGCTCACCGCCTGGACCAACCGGCCCGAGGACGAGCACCGGCTGCTCTCCGCCGGTCTCGGCACCCTCCTCGGGCACGAGCTGCTGCCGCCGGACGCCCTGCCCGAGTCGCTCGCCGCGCTGGGCGTCTCGATGCCGCTCACCGTCGCCGTGCCGCCGCCCGAGTCGCGGTCCATCGCCGACATCTGGTCCGCGCTCGGCGGCGAGCTCAAGCCGTCCCTCGACGTCGTGATCACCGTGCCGTTCCCGGTCTCGCCCACCTACGACGTGGCGCCGCCGGTCACCGAGAGCGCGGTCGTCGTCCGCGGCTTCGACGGGCTCAACTCCGACGCGCGGCCCCGCGTGCTGCGTACGTCGGCCGCCGACCGCGCCGACCGTCCGGAGGGTCCGTGA
- a CDS encoding very short patch repair endonuclease, whose translation MRDPEVTSRIMSAVGNRNTAPEITLRSALWKEGLRFRVKSALFGKPDIVFPGPKVAVFVDGDFWHGNAWRIRGMASFDAQFEHINNGERWKAKICRNMERDLIVSNTLSGDGWVVYRVFESRLKEDLVSVISEISALVRSRRKVSTVQSDENGRTKGNLCQGR comes from the coding sequence ATGCGGGATCCAGAAGTTACCAGTCGAATCATGTCAGCGGTGGGCAATCGGAATACCGCCCCCGAGATCACACTTCGGAGCGCACTCTGGAAAGAAGGACTTCGATTTCGAGTCAAGTCCGCGCTGTTCGGGAAACCCGATATCGTTTTCCCGGGGCCGAAAGTGGCAGTCTTCGTCGACGGCGATTTCTGGCATGGAAACGCTTGGCGCATTCGCGGCATGGCATCTTTTGACGCTCAATTCGAACACATAAATAACGGAGAACGTTGGAAAGCGAAGATTTGTAGAAACATGGAGCGCGATCTCATCGTCAGCAATACGCTTTCTGGTGACGGATGGGTCGTGTACAGAGTATTCGAATCTCGTCTCAAAGAAGACCTCGTGAGCGTGATCAGCGAGATCTCGGCTCTCGTCAGGTCTAGACGTAAAGTCAGCACAGTACAAAGCGACGAAAACGGTCGCACGAAGGGGAATCTATGCCAAGGTCGGTAG
- a CDS encoding DNA cytosine methyltransferase translates to MPRSVELFAGGGGMALGMLKAGFEHEQLVERDPRACSILRQNAATSPTLWSEDSIREMDVVHWLKSMRDSGLQDIDLIAGGPPCQPFSISGAHAGENDERNMFPAAVETVRILRPKCFVFENVPGLLRPSFEPYYQYVIDQLTKPSVRPRKGDEHWSQHQARIKETKRPSLSYRVHRQIIEAADVGVPQTRKRVFLIGTRADISSADHWVDVPTTHSKDTLLRDQWVTGAYWETRNLPKPPMPENVKARVELLRREDALFESSLPWRTTRDALVGLPDPLEAAEAVGVLNHKGIPGARTYTRHQGGWIDWPAKTLKAGVHGVAGGEAMIRFSDNSVRYLTVRESARIQTFPDNYEMPGSRTAMMRAIGNAVAVEVAALIGQQLRKTLDL, encoded by the coding sequence ATGCCAAGGTCGGTAGAACTCTTCGCCGGCGGAGGCGGCATGGCGCTCGGTATGCTAAAAGCCGGATTTGAGCATGAGCAGCTCGTTGAGAGAGATCCGCGTGCCTGCTCAATCTTGCGCCAGAACGCTGCCACTTCACCTACGCTCTGGAGCGAGGACAGCATCCGAGAGATGGACGTGGTCCATTGGCTCAAGTCGATGCGGGATTCAGGACTTCAAGATATCGACCTAATCGCTGGCGGCCCCCCTTGCCAGCCATTCTCGATAAGTGGAGCTCACGCGGGCGAGAACGACGAGCGGAACATGTTTCCTGCGGCAGTCGAGACTGTCCGGATTCTACGACCCAAGTGCTTCGTCTTCGAAAATGTCCCTGGATTGCTCCGGCCATCGTTCGAACCCTACTACCAGTACGTAATAGATCAGCTGACCAAGCCGTCAGTCCGCCCTCGGAAGGGCGACGAACACTGGTCTCAGCATCAGGCCAGGATCAAGGAAACCAAGCGCCCTAGCCTCAGCTACCGCGTTCACAGACAGATAATTGAGGCGGCCGATGTCGGGGTTCCCCAGACACGCAAGCGTGTGTTCTTGATCGGCACTCGTGCAGATATTTCATCTGCCGACCATTGGGTCGATGTCCCCACGACACATAGCAAAGACACTCTGCTTCGAGACCAGTGGGTTACTGGAGCCTATTGGGAGACGCGGAATCTACCAAAGCCTCCAATGCCCGAGAACGTTAAGGCCCGCGTAGAACTACTGCGCCGTGAGGACGCACTGTTCGAATCGTCCCTGCCCTGGCGGACTACACGAGATGCGTTGGTGGGGTTGCCTGATCCTCTAGAGGCGGCGGAAGCTGTCGGGGTTCTGAACCACAAGGGAATTCCAGGCGCTCGTACTTACACTCGCCACCAAGGAGGCTGGATCGATTGGCCAGCGAAAACCCTGAAAGCCGGAGTGCATGGGGTCGCTGGTGGCGAGGCAATGATCCGTTTCAGTGATAATTCGGTTCGATACCTTACCGTTAGAGAGTCGGCTCGAATTCAGACATTCCCTGACAACTACGAGATGCCAGGAAGCCGCACGGCCATGATGAGAGCTATTGGTAACGCTGTAGCGGTTGAAGTTGCCGCTCTCATCGGCCAGCAGCTGCGCAAGACGTTGGATCTCTGA
- a CDS encoding response regulator transcription factor — translation MLGGRQGKPVPDTRISVAVHAADPLGRAGVISHLRQQPSVELVDRLGGAEAGADDTEQVAVMLVDRLDDVAGAELRRLVRCGEQRVVLIASELREPELMAVVEYGVQAILWRHQATPQKLLHAVHSAARGEGELPPDLINRLMTQLGQLRRSALDSSPGGGGTLVPTLGMAPREVDVVRLIAEGLDTKQISEKLAYSERTVKNVLHALMTRLQLQNRAHAVAYALREGYI, via the coding sequence ATGCTCGGGGGAAGACAGGGAAAGCCAGTGCCAGATACACGTATCTCTGTGGCTGTCCATGCCGCGGATCCCTTGGGCCGGGCCGGGGTCATCAGCCACCTTCGGCAACAGCCCAGTGTCGAGCTGGTGGATCGCCTCGGTGGTGCGGAGGCGGGCGCCGATGACACGGAGCAGGTCGCCGTCATGCTCGTCGACCGGCTCGACGACGTCGCCGGGGCCGAGCTGCGCCGGCTCGTCAGGTGCGGGGAGCAGCGCGTCGTGCTGATCGCCAGCGAACTGCGCGAGCCCGAGTTGATGGCCGTCGTCGAATACGGCGTGCAGGCCATACTCTGGCGCCATCAGGCCACCCCGCAGAAGCTGTTGCACGCGGTGCACAGTGCCGCGCGCGGGGAAGGGGAGCTGCCGCCGGATCTGATCAACCGGCTCATGACCCAGCTCGGACAGCTGCGGCGGTCCGCGCTCGACTCCTCGCCCGGTGGCGGCGGGACGCTCGTGCCGACGCTCGGCATGGCCCCCCGCGAGGTGGACGTCGTCCGGCTCATCGCCGAGGGGCTCGACACCAAGCAGATCTCGGAGAAGCTCGCCTACTCCGAACGGACCGTCAAGAACGTTCTGCACGCGCTGATGACGCGCCTGCAGCTGCAGAACCGCGCGCATGCCGTCGCGTACGCGCTGCGGGAGGGGTACATCTAG